The Streptomyces sp. NBC_01351 genome contains the following window.
GCGGACTTCGTGGCGGCGGGCGTGTCGTTCGCGGCGCTCGGCTACGGGCTGGCGCCGCGGCACCGGATGCGCGCGATCACCGCGATGGCGGCCGACTCCGTACGGAGGATCTGCGCCGGGCGCGCCGAACTGCCGGGCGCGCCCTCGGCGGTGCACCTGAGCGGGCACTCCGCCGGGGCGCACCTGGTGGCCTCGGCGCTGCTGGACGCGGAGGGCTGGCGGGCGGCGGGGCTGGACCCGGCGGCCGAGGTCGCGTCCGCGACGCTGATCAGTGGCGTGTACGACCTGGAGCCGCTGACGCACACGTACGTCAACGACGCGCTCGGCATGGACGCGGTGGAGGCCCGTGAGGTCAGCCCGCTGCGGCGGCTGCCCGGCGGGGCCGAGGGCTTGCCGCCGCTGGTGATCGCGCGGGGGGTCCGGGAGACCGGGGCGTTCGGGCGGCAGCAGGAGGTGTTCGCCGGGGCGGCGCGGACCGGTGGGGCGGACGTGACGGAGCTGGTGGTGCCCGGTCGGCACCACTTCGACCTGCCGTTCGACCTCGGGGTGCCGGGCACCGTGCTCGGCGCGGCGGTCGCCCGCCGGATCCGGGGGATCCCGGAGTGATCCGGGCGCTGTTGTCCGGCCCGGTCGTCGGCCCGGTCGTCGGCCCGGTCGTCGGCGTGGTCGTCGGCGTGGATTTCTTCGGGGACGCCCCGGACGGCGTGCTGTTGCCGGCCGAGGAGGCGGTGGTGGCGGGGGTCGCGGCGGGCCGGCGGCGGGAGTTCGCCACCGTACGGCACTGCGCGCGCCGGGCCTTGCGCGAGCTCGACGGCGGCCGTGGTGGTAGCGGCGGCGGCAGTGGGCCGGGGATGGATGCGTCGCGCGGGGTGGCGCTGCTGCCGGACGGGGACGGGGTGCCGGGGTGGCCCGACGGGGTGGTGGGGAGCATGACCCACACCCGGGGGTACCGGGCCGCCGCCGTCGCCCGGGCGGCGGACGTGGCACGGCTCGGGATCGACGCGGAGCCGGACCGGCCGTTGCGGGACGGGGTCCTGGAGACGATCGCCTCGCCGGCGGAGCGCGGAGCGCTGCCGGGGCCCTGGCCGGGCGGTGGGGGTGGGGGCGGCGGGGGCGGCGGGGTGTGCTGGGACCGGCTGTTGTTCTGCGCCAAGGAGGCGGCGTACAAGGCGTGGTTCCCGCATGCCCGGGTACCGCTCGGCTTCCGCGACGTGGAGGTGTCGTTCGACGGCCCCGCGGCCGCGGGCGGGCGGTTCGAGGCGTGGGTGCGGCACGGGGACGGCGAGTTGCTGCGCGGGCGGTGGGCGGCGGGGGGCGGGCTGCTGGTGGCGGTGGCCGTCGGCGGTGGCCTCGGGGCGGGGCGCGGCCGGTAGTCCCCTGGGGCTCCGCCCCGGACCCCGCGCCTCAAACGCCGGCGAGGCTGGATTTTTGGCTGATGCCGCCTGTCCCGTGCGGCTCAAGGATCCGGGGCTCCGCCCCGGACCCCGCTCCTCAAACGCCGGAGAGGCTGGATCGACGCCCGGCGCGAAGCTGGATGTGGCCGACGCCGCCTGCCTGTGCGGCTCAAAGATCCGGGGCTCCGCCCCGTACCCCGCTCCTCAAACGCCCGAGGGGCTGGATCGACGCCCGGTGGGGGGACATTTGGTGGGTGCTTAAGGGGGTGGTCCGGGGCGGGTGGGGGCTCCTAGCCTGCTGAGTGGCCTGCGGAGCGCCGCGTCTGACGGCGGAGAGCCGCCCGGGGCGAACCACAGGAGGAGCGATGGTCTCAGCAGCCCACCCCAGCTCGATCGCCGGCGAGGTCCGGCCGGTCGCGGCGGAATCGGTCGTGCACCTCGTGCGCGGCCACGCACGGACCAGGCCCGACGCCGTGGCCGTCCGTTCGGGTCCGGAGCAGGTCACCTACCGGCAGTTGTGGCAGCGCGCGCTCGCCGTCGCCGCCGCGCTCGCCGAGGCGGGGGCCGGGCCCGGGGACCGGGTCGCGCTGTGGGCCGACCGTACCGCCGGCGCCGTCGCCGGGGCGCTGGGGGTGATGGCCCTCGGGGCCGCGTACGTGCCGATCGACCCGAGCCACCCCGGGGAGCGGACGGCCTCCGTGCTCGCGGGGGCGGCTCCGGTCGCGCTGCTCCACGACGGGGCCGCGGGGGGCGGGACGCTGCCCTCACTGACCGTGCCGGTGATCGACGTACGGGAACTGCCGGCGCCGCCCGGGCTGCCCGAGCCGGCGCTGCCGGGGGCGGACGACATCGCGTACGTCGTGTTCACCTCGGGCTCCACCGGCACCCCGAAGGGGGTCATGGTCGAGCACGGCTCGCTCGTCAACTACGTGTCCTGGTGCGGCGACCTGGTGGGCGGCGCCGGCGACGGCAGCCCGCTCTTCGGCAGTCTCGGCTTCGACCTGGCGATGACCACGCTGTGGGTGCCGCTCGCCCAGGGCCGCACGGTCACCACGGTCGCCGGGATCTGGGACCAGGAGACGCTGTTCGGGGAGCGCGGGGAGGCTCCTTACAGCTTCGTGAAGATGACGCCCTCGCACGCCCGGTTCTTCGAGGTGCTGGCACAGCCGCCCCGGTACGACCGGGTGACGAAGCTCCTGATGTTCGGCGGGGAGGGGCTGGACCCCGCGCTGATCTCCTCGCTCGGCTCCCGGCTCGACGGGGTCCGGCTGGTCAACCACTACGGTCCGACCGAGACGACCATCGGCTGCTGCGCGTACCGCTTCGACCGCGACAGCGTGCCGTCGACCCCGACCGTGCCGATCGGCCGGCCCGCCTGGAACACCCGGGCGTACGTGGTGGACGAGCAGCTGCGTCCGGTGGCGCCGGGCGCTCCCGGTGAGCTGGTGATCGCCGGGCGGGCGGTCGCCGCCGGGTACCTCGGCGGTGCGGGGGCCGGGAAGTTCCTCGACGAGGGCGAGCTGGGCGGCCCGGCCGGCGGGCGGGCGTACCGGACCGGGGACACCGTGGAACTGCTGGCGGAGGGCGCGCTGCTCTACCTCGGGCGCGGCGACGACCAGTTGAAGGTCAACGGGTACCGGGTGGAGCTGGGCGAGCTGCGCCATCACGTGCTGTCCGTGCCGGGGGTGGCGGACGCCGCCTTCGACATCGTGCGGGGACCGGTGGACGCGCTGGAACTGTTCGTGCGGCTCGGCGGGCAGGGGCCGCGGCCCGACGCGCAGGAGTTCGCGGCGCTGGTCCGCAAGACCCTCGCCGCGGCGCTCCCCTCGGCGCTGGTGCCGAACGCGGTGCACCTGGTGGACGAGATCGTGGTGAACGCCAACGGGAAGACCGACATCGGCGCGACCCGGGCGCGGACCGGGAGGTAGGAGGGCGAGGGAGGGCGTAAACGGGAAAAATTCACGTTCTGGGGGGTTACGCGGTCATCCGCGCACGTCAGACGTAGCTCAGTGGTCCGTCAGCGCGGTCCGGGATTCTCACAGGGCGGGCCGGCCCCCGCCGTGGAGCGGCGCGGGGCACCGGGGGTGTCTTGTCGCTCAGGCCGCAGTGCGGCCTGGGCGACAGGGCACCCCCGAGCTCGTCCATGACGACTCGGATGACGGAGTGAGCGACGTGTCGAACCCCTTTGACAACCAGGACGGAACCTTCCTCGTGCTGGTGAACGACGAAGGCCAGCACTCCCTCTGGCCCGCTTTCGCCCAGCGCCCCGAGGGCTGGACGGTGGCCCTGGGCGAGGGACCGCGGGACGCGGCCCTCGCCTACGTCGAGGAGCACTGGACGGACATGCGTCCGGCCGGGCTCCGCGAGGACGCCGCCGCCGAGTCCGCCGCCTGATCGGGCACGGGGCCGGGCGGAGGAGGACTGTGGACGTGGACATGGCGATTCGCGCGGAGGGACTGCGCAAGAGCTACGAGGACCAAGAGGCGCTGGGCGGCGTGGACCTGGAGGTTCCGGCCGGCACGGTGCTGGGCCTGCTCGGCCCGAACGGCGCGGGGAAGACGACCACCGTGCGGATGCTGGCGACGCTGCTCGAACCGGACGGCGGCCATGCGACCGTCGCCGGGTACGACATCGTGCGCGAGGCGTCCGAGGTGCGCCGCCGGATCGGTCTGGCGGGCCAGTACGCGGCGGTGGACGAGATGCTCACCGGCCGCGAGAACCTCGAACTCATCGGCACGTTGGTGCACTTGGGCAAGGTCGCCACGCGCGTGCGGGCCCAGGAGCTGCTGGAGCGGTTCGACCTGACCGACGCCGGTGACCGCCAGGCCCGTACCTACTCGGGCGGCATGCGGCGGCGCCTCGACCTGGCGGCCTCGCTGGTCGCGACGCCGTCGGTGCTGTTCCTCGACGAGCCGACCACCGGGCTGGACCCGGTGAGCCGGATGGGTCTGTGGACCGTCGTACGGGACCTGGTCGAGGACGGCGTGACCGTGCTGCTGACCACCCAGTACCTGGAGGAGGCCGACTTCCTCGCCGACCGGATCGCGGTCATCGACTC
Protein-coding sequences here:
- a CDS encoding amino acid adenylation domain-containing protein; protein product: MVSAAHPSSIAGEVRPVAAESVVHLVRGHARTRPDAVAVRSGPEQVTYRQLWQRALAVAAALAEAGAGPGDRVALWADRTAGAVAGALGVMALGAAYVPIDPSHPGERTASVLAGAAPVALLHDGAAGGGTLPSLTVPVIDVRELPAPPGLPEPALPGADDIAYVVFTSGSTGTPKGVMVEHGSLVNYVSWCGDLVGGAGDGSPLFGSLGFDLAMTTLWVPLAQGRTVTTVAGIWDQETLFGERGEAPYSFVKMTPSHARFFEVLAQPPRYDRVTKLLMFGGEGLDPALISSLGSRLDGVRLVNHYGPTETTIGCCAYRFDRDSVPSTPTVPIGRPAWNTRAYVVDEQLRPVAPGAPGELVIAGRAVAAGYLGGAGAGKFLDEGELGGPAGGRAYRTGDTVELLAEGALLYLGRGDDQLKVNGYRVELGELRHHVLSVPGVADAAFDIVRGPVDALELFVRLGGQGPRPDAQEFAALVRKTLAAALPSALVPNAVHLVDEIVVNANGKTDIGATRARTGR
- a CDS encoding 4'-phosphopantetheinyl transferase family protein, whose product is MVVGVDFFGDAPDGVLLPAEEAVVAGVAAGRRREFATVRHCARRALRELDGGRGGSGGGSGPGMDASRGVALLPDGDGVPGWPDGVVGSMTHTRGYRAAAVARAADVARLGIDAEPDRPLRDGVLETIASPAERGALPGPWPGGGGGGGGGGGVCWDRLLFCAKEAAYKAWFPHARVPLGFRDVEVSFDGPAAAGGRFEAWVRHGDGELLRGRWAAGGGLLVAVAVGGGLGAGRGR
- a CDS encoding MbtH family protein; protein product: MSNPFDNQDGTFLVLVNDEGQHSLWPAFAQRPEGWTVALGEGPRDAALAYVEEHWTDMRPAGLREDAAAESAA
- a CDS encoding alpha/beta hydrolase gives rise to the protein MSKAGATGGPDVDYSPSSLVPDLDAHLARYAADSARARETLRVHRDLPCGPLPEQRIDLFPAAEPGAPLMVFVHGGYWQELSRSEAAFAAADFVAAGVSFAALGYGLAPRHRMRAITAMAADSVRRICAGRAELPGAPSAVHLSGHSAGAHLVASALLDAEGWRAAGLDPAAEVASATLISGVYDLEPLTHTYVNDALGMDAVEAREVSPLRRLPGGAEGLPPLVIARGVRETGAFGRQQEVFAGAARTGGADVTELVVPGRHHFDLPFDLGVPGTVLGAAVARRIRGIPE
- a CDS encoding ATP-binding cassette domain-containing protein, with the protein product MAIRAEGLRKSYEDQEALGGVDLEVPAGTVLGLLGPNGAGKTTTVRMLATLLEPDGGHATVAGYDIVREASEVRRRIGLAGQYAAVDEMLTGRENLELIGTLVHLGKVATRVRAQELLERFDLTDAGDRQARTYSGGMRRRLDLAASLVATPSVLFLDEPTTGLDPVSRMGLWTVVRDLVEDGVTVLLTTQYLEEADFLADRIAVIDSGRVIAEGTPDELKRKVGEERLEVTVAVPGRLPDAVRALRRITAAEPSVDEARSVVSIPVGDGLATIASAAGELRQEGVDVRDFALRRPTLDDVFVTLTGTPA